One part of the Halopenitus persicus genome encodes these proteins:
- a CDS encoding lamin tail domain-containing protein produces MPPSLSGPDRRSSGDGDRAELELVVGAGVLLVVGLLAVATIVGGPAIAALPAVPSADGDAVDRPATTATPGFDRTAGATVTVIEVVDGDTMHVRLPDGTRDTIRLLGVDTPETGTGSVSPDEWESIPDDPDGRAWLSHWADRATVYAEDRLAGEEVYIETDPTADARGSYGRLLVTVSQNETTEVSFNRRLLENGYARLYDTPFTERSAYRSAEAAAREAGIGVWGYEEGAGANATADGTAASGDETTTSGSGTDAAATAVGPDGVAVADVTADAPGNDHENLNGESITLENRGEEPVSLDGWTLSDAAGKTYAFPEGFVLEPGDRVTVHSGAGTDTGTELYWNAGSAVWNNGDDTVIVRDAAGETRIAYEY; encoded by the coding sequence ATGCCCCCATCCCTGTCCGGCCCCGACCGACGCTCGTCGGGGGACGGGGACCGCGCGGAACTCGAGCTCGTGGTCGGGGCCGGCGTCCTCCTCGTCGTGGGGTTGCTCGCGGTCGCGACCATCGTCGGCGGTCCGGCGATCGCCGCGCTGCCGGCGGTGCCGAGCGCCGACGGTGACGCAGTCGACCGGCCCGCGACGACCGCGACGCCCGGCTTCGACCGCACCGCCGGCGCGACCGTGACGGTCATCGAGGTGGTCGACGGCGACACGATGCACGTCCGGCTCCCGGACGGGACCCGCGACACGATCCGGCTGCTGGGCGTCGACACGCCCGAGACGGGGACCGGATCGGTCTCGCCCGACGAGTGGGAGTCGATCCCCGACGACCCGGACGGGCGAGCGTGGCTTTCCCACTGGGCCGATCGGGCGACCGTCTACGCCGAGGACCGGCTCGCCGGCGAGGAGGTGTACATCGAGACCGACCCGACCGCGGACGCACGCGGGAGCTACGGCCGGCTGCTCGTCACCGTCTCACAGAACGAGACCACCGAGGTCTCGTTCAACCGCCGATTGCTCGAGAACGGCTATGCCCGGCTGTACGATACTCCCTTCACGGAGCGGTCGGCCTACCGGTCGGCGGAGGCGGCCGCCCGCGAGGCCGGCATCGGCGTCTGGGGATACGAGGAGGGTGCCGGGGCGAACGCGACGGCGGACGGAACGGCCGCGTCGGGCGACGAAACCACCACGTCGGGGAGCGGGACCGACGCCGCTGCGACCGCCGTCGGCCCGGACGGGGTCGCGGTCGCGGACGTCACCGCGGACGCCCCCGGCAACGACCACGAGAACTTGAATGGCGAATCGATCACCCTCGAGAATCGCGGCGAGGAGCCGGTCTCGCTGGATGGGTGGACGCTCTCCGATGCGGCCGGGAAAACGTACGCGTTTCCCGAGGGGTTCGTCCTCGAACCCGGCGATCGGGTGACCGTCCACTCGGGCGCGGGCACGGACACCGGAACCGAACTGTACTGGAACGCCGGCTCGGCCGTCTGGAACAACGGTGACGACACCGTGATCGTGCGGGACGCGGCAGGCGAAACGCGGATCGCGTACGAGTACTGA
- a CDS encoding DUF7344 domain-containing protein — MASQQIHYGRGSGEGRSGEEVADIAAGTSDEDTDYGDQTPVRLSKNEMFDVLRNSRRRTVVSRLRTHGGSMSVEELTTQVAADEYDVPAADVTSKQYKRVYTGLYQCHLRRMAKLGVVDFDTDENTVRLRDGASDLDPYLDDVGTPTSARVELGVAFVVAVSVTLGSVGIGPLGLVSQTTLAVVTIVALVGLALFQLFVK, encoded by the coding sequence ATGGCATCACAGCAGATCCACTACGGTCGGGGGTCGGGGGAGGGTCGATCCGGCGAGGAGGTGGCGGACATCGCGGCGGGGACGTCCGACGAAGACACCGATTACGGGGATCAGACGCCGGTGAGACTCTCGAAAAACGAGATGTTCGACGTCCTTCGGAACAGCAGACGAAGAACCGTGGTCTCCCGTCTCCGTACGCACGGCGGCAGTATGTCGGTCGAGGAGCTGACGACGCAGGTCGCGGCCGACGAGTACGACGTTCCCGCCGCAGACGTGACGTCGAAACAGTACAAACGGGTGTACACGGGGCTCTACCAGTGTCACCTCCGCAGGATGGCGAAACTGGGAGTGGTCGATTTCGACACTGACGAGAACACCGTTCGTCTTCGTGATGGCGCCTCCGACCTCGACCCGTATCTCGACGACGTGGGGACGCCGACGTCCGCACGCGTCGAGCTGGGGGTCGCGTTCGTCGTGGCGGTGAGCGTGACGCTCGGAAGCGTTGGGATCGGCCCGCTGGGTCTCGTCTCGCAGACCACGCTGGCAGTTGTGACGATCGTTGCACTCGTCGGTCTGGCCCTGTTCCAGCTGTTCGTGAAATAG
- a CDS encoding DUF6432 family protein, translated as MAAKPAYRDRPEVEVAILDALVDRREEGMTVFELRTAVDADIDRIEAALGELKDDDLITVDQAESRLRVYPHDRVVPDSTPEPDDPGILDRLRSKLGL; from the coding sequence ATGGCAGCGAAGCCGGCGTATCGCGACCGGCCGGAGGTCGAGGTCGCGATCCTCGACGCCCTCGTCGACCGCAGGGAGGAGGGGATGACGGTGTTCGAGCTCCGGACCGCCGTCGACGCCGACATCGACCGGATCGAGGCGGCGCTCGGAGAACTGAAGGACGACGACCTGATCACCGTCGACCAGGCCGAGTCGCGCCTGCGCGTGTACCCCCACGACCGCGTCGTCCCCGACTCGACGCCGGAGCCGGACGACCCGGGGATCCTCGACCGGCTCCGATCGAAACTCGGACTGTGA
- the eif1A gene encoding translation initiation factor eIF-1A — MSDDGEGRRDLRMPDEDEVFAEVTNMLGANRVTVRCADGTERTARIPGRMQKRIWIREGDVVLVEPWDWQDEKADITWRYEKSEADQLREEGHIR, encoded by the coding sequence ATGAGCGACGACGGCGAGGGCCGACGTGACCTCAGAATGCCCGACGAGGACGAGGTGTTCGCCGAGGTCACGAACATGCTCGGAGCGAATCGCGTCACCGTTCGCTGTGCGGACGGGACGGAGCGGACCGCGCGCATCCCCGGCCGGATGCAAAAGCGCATCTGGATCCGCGAGGGCGACGTCGTTCTCGTGGAACCGTGGGACTGGCAGGACGAGAAGGCGGACATCACGTGGCGCTACGAGAAGAGCGAGGCCGACCAGCTGCGTGAGGAAGGCCACATCCGGTAG
- a CDS encoding dihydroneopterin aldolase family protein has protein sequence MPTDAQQACFEAGIKFGSLYHQFAGTPVSPTSTRSLERAMAEAIENQPFCESVTVTIHDDRVREAIDHGNGYAELTGSLMDVTMRIDYEDVTVRTRMEMADGYPLMTLVEVEDGSEE, from the coding sequence ATGCCCACCGACGCCCAGCAGGCCTGCTTCGAGGCCGGGATCAAGTTCGGGTCGCTATACCACCAGTTCGCCGGCACGCCCGTCAGCCCGACGAGCACGCGCAGCCTCGAGCGCGCGATGGCCGAGGCCATCGAGAACCAGCCGTTCTGCGAGTCGGTGACGGTCACGATCCACGACGACCGCGTCAGGGAGGCGATCGACCACGGGAACGGCTACGCCGAGCTGACGGGGTCGCTGATGGACGTCACGATGCGGATCGACTACGAGGACGTGACCGTGCGGACGCGCATGGAGATGGCGGACGGCTACCCCCTGATGACGCTCGTCGAGGTCGAAGACGGGAGCGAGGAGTGA
- a CDS encoding ATPase domain-containing protein, with protein sequence MASLSRVETGVEGLDRVLFGGLRSGRSYMLRGGPGTGKTILGVHFLTTGVAAGESTLFVNFEEPTEHVRENLSSLGFDLSDVSFLDLTADAGSFTEDRTYGLFGPEETEAGRIADRISEAVDRVEPDRVFVDPLTQFRQLVSDDTAFRREATAFMRYLTDSGATVLFTTQSTPDRSVDDLEYLCDGSIRLGHGETGRTLEVTKFRGSDFQAGTHTARITDDGLRVYPRLEPEIHAREFTADTVSSGVDALDSLLSGGIERGTVSVISGPSGVGKTTTGSHFMKEAATRGERSVIYMFEESTATFRHRSRTIGVPVDEMIDEGSLAVEEVEPLSVSPDEFAAQVRTEVEERDARVVMLDGISGYRLSLRGAEDDLVRELHALCRYLRNMGVTVILVDDVGTVTGEFTPTSSRISYLADTILFLRYIEVAGELRKAAGVLKKRASDFERTLREFAITNEGIVLGDPLTGLRGILTGTPDFVEDD encoded by the coding sequence ATGGCCAGTCTCTCACGAGTGGAGACGGGAGTCGAGGGACTCGATCGCGTGCTTTTCGGTGGACTACGGTCGGGACGGTCCTATATGCTCCGGGGCGGGCCGGGCACCGGGAAGACGATACTTGGAGTGCACTTCCTGACGACCGGCGTCGCGGCGGGCGAGTCGACGCTGTTCGTGAACTTCGAGGAACCGACCGAGCACGTTCGGGAGAACCTCTCGTCGCTCGGGTTCGACCTCTCCGACGTCTCCTTTCTCGACCTCACCGCGGACGCCGGCTCCTTCACCGAGGACCGGACCTACGGCCTGTTCGGTCCCGAGGAGACCGAGGCCGGCCGGATCGCCGACCGGATCTCCGAGGCGGTCGACCGCGTCGAGCCGGACCGGGTGTTCGTCGACCCGCTCACGCAGTTCCGACAGCTGGTTTCCGACGACACCGCCTTCCGGCGCGAGGCGACCGCGTTTATGCGCTATCTCACGGACTCCGGCGCGACCGTTCTCTTCACGACCCAGTCGACCCCGGATCGGTCCGTCGACGACCTCGAGTACCTCTGTGACGGCAGCATTCGGCTCGGCCACGGCGAGACCGGACGGACGCTCGAGGTGACGAAGTTCCGCGGTTCCGACTTCCAGGCTGGCACCCATACCGCACGGATCACCGACGACGGACTCCGGGTGTATCCCCGGCTCGAACCGGAGATACACGCTCGGGAGTTCACGGCCGATACCGTCTCCTCGGGTGTCGACGCGCTCGATTCGTTGCTTTCCGGCGGGATCGAACGAGGAACCGTGTCGGTGATATCCGGGCCCAGCGGCGTCGGCAAGACGACGACCGGGTCCCACTTCATGAAGGAGGCGGCCACCCGTGGCGAACGGTCGGTCATCTACATGTTCGAGGAGTCGACGGCGACCTTCCGCCACCGCTCGCGCACGATCGGGGTGCCGGTCGACGAGATGATCGACGAGGGCTCGCTCGCGGTCGAGGAAGTGGAGCCGCTGTCGGTCTCCCCGGACGAGTTCGCGGCGCAGGTTCGGACCGAAGTCGAGGAACGCGACGCCCGCGTCGTGATGCTCGACGGGATCTCCGGCTATCGGCTCTCGCTGCGTGGCGCGGAGGACGACCTGGTCCGGGAGCTGCACGCGCTGTGTCGCTATCTTCGGAACATGGGCGTCACCGTGATCCTCGTGGACGACGTCGGCACCGTTACCGGCGAGTTCACGCCGACGAGTTCCCGTATCAGCTATCTCGCCGACACCATCCTCTTTCTGCGCTACATCGAGGTCGCCGGCGAGCTCCGGAAGGCGGCCGGCGTGTTGAAGAAACGTGCCAGCGACTTCGAGCGGACGCTTCGGGAGTTCGCGATCACGAACGAGGGGATCGTCCTGGGGGACCCGCTGACCGGACTCCGCGGGATCCTGACCGGAACGCCCGACTTCGTCGAGGACGACTGA
- a CDS encoding geranylgeranyl reductase family protein — protein sequence MYDFAVVGVGPAGARFARRAAEAGRDVIALEKGEIGTPLACSGHVSTDIWEYLPEGAENDLRQNRVRGARFHVGGPGSRSYPFYKREAVSNVIDRVALDRTLAECAREAGADVREGHTVTGIEEHDDRVVLTVAADDEHTTETIEARMVAGCDGPVSRVRRSLGLPEPAETLHGVLAFDDAPDDGDFVDVHLTAPTFFAWRIPRGEAGVEYGLAAPPGEDVTALFDALTGAYDVETDRFCSGAIPIGPPGTVTSDRAFLIGDAAAQTKPFTGGGILYGMTAADVAADRIDPTDPATLADYEAGWRTELATEIRLGKLIRACYSLPEPVQRVGLRALSGEIGVHMDRPSSFFSREQFRRLFS from the coding sequence ATGTACGACTTCGCCGTCGTCGGCGTCGGTCCCGCCGGCGCGCGGTTCGCCCGTCGGGCCGCCGAAGCCGGCCGCGACGTCATCGCCCTCGAGAAGGGCGAGATCGGCACCCCGCTGGCCTGCTCGGGCCACGTCTCCACCGACATCTGGGAGTATCTCCCGGAGGGCGCCGAGAACGATCTCCGCCAGAACCGGGTCCGTGGCGCGCGCTTCCACGTCGGCGGGCCGGGGTCTCGGTCCTACCCATTTTATAAGCGCGAGGCGGTCTCCAACGTGATCGACCGGGTCGCGCTCGACCGAACGCTGGCCGAGTGCGCCCGGGAAGCCGGCGCCGACGTCCGCGAGGGCCACACGGTGACGGGGATCGAGGAGCACGACGACCGGGTCGTGTTGACGGTCGCCGCGGACGATGAGCACACGACGGAGACCATCGAGGCGCGGATGGTGGCCGGCTGCGACGGCCCCGTCTCCCGGGTGCGCCGATCGCTGGGATTACCCGAGCCCGCGGAGACGCTCCACGGCGTGCTCGCGTTCGACGACGCGCCCGACGACGGCGACTTCGTCGACGTTCACCTCACCGCGCCCACCTTCTTCGCCTGGCGGATCCCCCGCGGCGAGGCGGGCGTCGAGTACGGCCTCGCCGCCCCGCCGGGCGAGGACGTCACCGCGCTGTTCGACGCGCTGACGGGCGCCTACGACGTGGAGACCGACCGGTTCTGCTCGGGCGCCATCCCGATCGGCCCGCCCGGGACGGTCACGAGCGATCGAGCGTTCCTGATCGGCGACGCGGCCGCCCAGACGAAGCCGTTCACCGGCGGCGGGATCCTCTACGGGATGACCGCCGCCGACGTCGCCGCCGACCGGATCGATCCGACGGATCCGGCCACGCTCGCCGACTACGAGGCGGGGTGGCGGACGGAGCTGGCCACGGAGATCCGGCTGGGGAAGCTGATCCGGGCGTGTTACTCGCTGCCCGAGCCGGTTCAGCGCGTCGGGCTTCGCGCGCTCTCGGGGGAGATCGGCGTCCATATGGACCGCCCGTCGTCCTTCTTCTCTCGCGAGCAGTTCCGGCGGCTGTTTTCCTGA
- the ygfZ gene encoding CAF17-like 4Fe-4S cluster assembly/insertion protein YgfZ, with amino-acid sequence MTLVSDAHADHGAAFVDRGGREVVDHYGRPDSVGRAVRNGVGTIEMGYGIVVVTGDDRVAFVDDAVSNAVPRTDGEGVYALLLDPQGGIETDMYVYNAGERLLVFTPPDQAAPLVEHWSENVFIQDVAIREATTEFGVFGVHGPTATEKIASVLNGAGSPEPALSFVRGTMVDAGVTVIASDAPLGEEGYEVICAADDAPEVFDTLLVRGLNSAPFGYRTWDALTLEAGTPLFEYELDGRIPNVAGIRNALDFEKGCYVGQEVVSRVENQGRPSRRLVGLVLEEGDDHEPLPEAGAAIVDGDAAIGEVTRAVASPSLDAPIAFGLVAFEALAPGQSVAVRIDGTDVPARRVALPFQDGSARSARVPTYPE; translated from the coding sequence ATGACGCTCGTCAGTGACGCCCACGCGGACCACGGGGCCGCCTTCGTCGACCGCGGCGGCCGCGAGGTCGTCGACCACTACGGCCGCCCGGACAGCGTCGGGCGGGCGGTCCGGAACGGGGTCGGGACGATCGAGATGGGCTACGGGATCGTGGTCGTGACCGGCGACGACCGGGTCGCGTTCGTCGACGACGCCGTCTCGAACGCCGTCCCCCGGACCGACGGGGAGGGCGTCTACGCGCTCCTGCTCGACCCCCAGGGCGGGATCGAGACGGACATGTACGTCTACAACGCCGGCGAGCGCCTGCTGGTGTTCACCCCGCCGGACCAGGCCGCGCCCCTCGTCGAGCACTGGAGCGAGAACGTCTTCATCCAGGACGTCGCGATCCGCGAGGCGACCACGGAGTTCGGCGTCTTCGGGGTCCACGGGCCGACCGCGACCGAGAAGATCGCCTCGGTCCTCAACGGTGCCGGATCGCCGGAGCCCGCGCTCTCGTTCGTCCGTGGCACGATGGTCGACGCCGGCGTGACGGTGATCGCCAGCGACGCCCCCCTCGGCGAGGAGGGGTACGAGGTGATCTGCGCGGCCGACGACGCCCCCGAGGTCTTCGACACGCTGCTCGTCCGCGGACTCAACTCGGCACCGTTCGGCTACCGGACGTGGGACGCGTTGACGCTCGAGGCCGGGACGCCGCTGTTCGAATACGAACTCGACGGTCGGATTCCCAACGTCGCGGGTATCCGCAACGCGCTCGACTTCGAGAAGGGCTGTTACGTCGGCCAGGAGGTCGTCTCACGCGTGGAGAACCAGGGACGACCGAGCCGTCGGCTGGTCGGACTCGTCCTCGAGGAAGGGGACGATCACGAACCGCTCCCGGAAGCCGGCGCGGCGATCGTCGACGGTGACGCCGCCATCGGCGAGGTCACGCGCGCGGTCGCGAGCCCGTCGCTGGACGCTCCGATCGCCTTCGGACTCGTCGCGTTCGAGGCACTCGCCCCCGGCCAGTCCGTGGCGGTCCGGATCGATGGCACGGACGTCCCGGCGCGTCGCGTCGCGCTCCCGTTCCAGGACGGAAGCGCTCGGTCGGCCCGGGTCCCGACGTATCCCGAGTGA
- a CDS encoding DEAD/DEAH box helicase: MSQQQAEVDTLFLHEARSHYVVAAIRDGSRVLHGRLELKDTDAGPRPGKFHAIRGDDAEPRRPEEFVDLARAASRIRISQQTSPEGRTRLRAALDGYQLEAAVVRTCRRCASDGRYSPITEDTAIVHNDEHICPDCARRELDRELSFASGVGGTNGGGFTGAAEDRLEELLLEVQDLDRIANLLSGGLDPDLTKYDEVSATVDDVTPVRTADLDLHPKLADRVESRFEELLPVQSLSVRNGLLEGDDQLVVSATATGKTLVGELAGIDRALKGEGTLLFLVPLVALANQKHEDFQDRYGDVLDVSIRVGSSRIDDDGTRFDPNADVIVGTYEGIDHALRTGKDLGDVGTVVIDEVHTLKEGERGHRLDGLISRLKYYSERRVAARDSYDGAQWIYLSATVGNPEWLAGQLGATLIEFEERPVPIERHVTFADGREKTRIENKLVRREFDRKSSKGYRGQTIVFTNSRRRCHEISRKLEYDSAPYHAGLDHGRRKQVERQFLDQDLAAVVTTAALAAGVDFPASQVVFDSLAMGIEWLSVQEFSQMLGRAGRPDYHDRGTVFLLVEPDCTYHNSMERTEDEVAFTLLKGEMEDVATIYDETAAVEETLANITVAGNQAKRLNDRMIGDVPTKHAVGKLLEWGFIDGLEPTPLGRAVTRHFLSPDEAFRILDGVRKGTDPYDLVAELQLREDDR, from the coding sequence GTGTCACAGCAGCAGGCCGAGGTCGACACGCTGTTCCTCCACGAGGCGCGGAGTCACTACGTCGTGGCGGCGATCCGGGACGGATCGCGCGTCCTCCACGGGCGATTGGAGCTCAAGGACACCGACGCGGGCCCCCGGCCGGGGAAGTTTCACGCGATCCGGGGCGATGACGCCGAGCCGCGGCGCCCGGAGGAGTTCGTCGACCTGGCGCGGGCCGCCTCCCGGATCCGGATCTCCCAGCAGACCTCACCCGAGGGACGCACGCGCCTTCGAGCGGCCCTCGACGGCTACCAGCTCGAGGCGGCGGTGGTTCGCACCTGCCGCCGGTGTGCAAGCGACGGTCGCTACTCGCCGATCACCGAGGACACGGCCATCGTCCACAACGACGAGCACATCTGTCCGGACTGTGCCAGACGCGAGCTCGACCGCGAGCTCTCCTTCGCCAGCGGCGTCGGCGGGACGAACGGCGGCGGCTTCACCGGCGCCGCCGAGGACCGCCTCGAGGAGCTGCTGCTCGAGGTCCAGGACCTCGACCGGATCGCAAACCTGCTGTCGGGCGGGCTCGACCCCGACCTCACCAAATACGACGAGGTCTCCGCGACCGTCGACGACGTGACCCCGGTCCGGACCGCCGACCTCGATCTCCACCCGAAACTGGCTGACCGGGTCGAGTCCCGGTTCGAGGAGCTGCTCCCGGTCCAGAGTCTCTCCGTCCGCAACGGCCTGCTCGAGGGCGACGACCAGCTCGTCGTGAGCGCCACCGCGACCGGCAAGACGCTCGTCGGCGAGCTAGCCGGCATCGACCGCGCATTAAAAGGCGAGGGGACGCTGCTGTTTCTCGTCCCGCTCGTCGCGCTGGCCAACCAGAAACACGAGGACTTCCAGGACCGGTACGGCGACGTCCTCGACGTTTCGATCCGCGTGGGATCCTCGCGGATCGACGACGACGGCACCCGCTTCGACCCGAACGCGGACGTGATCGTCGGCACCTACGAGGGGATCGACCACGCGCTCCGGACCGGCAAGGACCTCGGCGACGTCGGGACGGTCGTCATCGACGAGGTCCACACGCTCAAGGAGGGCGAGCGCGGGCATCGCCTCGACGGGCTCATCTCGCGGCTGAAATACTACAGCGAGCGACGCGTCGCCGCCCGTGACTCCTACGACGGCGCCCAGTGGATCTACCTGTCGGCGACCGTCGGGAACCCCGAGTGGCTCGCCGGCCAGTTGGGCGCGACGCTCATCGAGTTCGAGGAGCGCCCCGTTCCGATCGAGCGCCACGTCACGTTCGCCGACGGCCGGGAGAAGACCCGGATCGAGAACAAACTCGTCAGACGTGAATTCGACCGGAAATCCTCGAAGGGCTACCGCGGGCAGACGATCGTCTTCACCAACTCCCGGCGGCGCTGTCACGAGATCAGCCGAAAGCTCGAGTACGACTCGGCCCCGTACCACGCCGGCCTCGATCACGGTCGGCGCAAGCAGGTCGAACGGCAGTTCCTCGACCAGGACCTCGCGGCGGTCGTCACCACGGCGGCGCTGGCGGCCGGGGTCGACTTTCCGGCCTCGCAGGTCGTCTTCGACTCGCTGGCGATGGGCATCGAGTGGCTCTCGGTCCAGGAGTTCTCCCAGATGCTCGGCCGGGCGGGCCGGCCCGACTATCACGACCGCGGGACGGTCTTCCTGCTGGTCGAGCCCGACTGCACCTACCACAACTCGATGGAGCGCACCGAGGACGAGGTGGCGTTCACGCTGTTGAAAGGCGAGATGGAGGACGTCGCCACGATCTACGACGAGACCGCCGCCGTCGAGGAGACGCTCGCGAACATCACGGTCGCCGGGAACCAGGCCAAACGCCTCAACGACCGGATGATCGGCGACGTCCCGACGAAACACGCCGTCGGCAAGCTGCTGGAGTGGGGGTTCATCGACGGCCTCGAGCCGACGCCGCTGGGCCGGGCAGTCACCCGCCACTTCCTCTCCCCGGACGAGGCGTTCCGCATCCTCGACGGCGTTCGGAAGGGCACCGATCCCTACGACCTCGTCGCCGAGCTCCAGCTGCGCGAGGACGACCGGTAG
- a CDS encoding PAS domain S-box protein — protein sequence MTDDAPTNDSGLGWSSERQVRPEADGGANSGADDGANPEQPPVFGLAAERSGLGPTDGSRRPRVACCLTRDGHERLLTEWLEAHGYDPVRIDASGVGNARFDLCIVDRHTLADVRAPLLDRRQRSQALLPVLLLTPGGTGETLAALPAPLAAVVTDVVSTPLRTPILERRIESALHTRRLSRDLAGSRERYRRLVEHTPAAVFLVTEGTITYANAAAERILGAQSGGLRGESFVAFVLPDDRNRVGELIESMAPGSSIEFVDVDLQRNDYAIPTELAVARVDDGTVDASEPGGTDAGAARRSPGHTVQIVAHDVSRRQAREDQLKLYRRAMDAATVGISITNPSLPDNPLIYVNDEFERITGRSREEVLGRNPRILQTEHTDPTTVARIRSAVQAGEPVSVEIRNGRPDGSEWYNQLDITPIEGADGEVEYFLGFQRDVTDRHEREQRLAVLDRVLRHNLRNRLNVVTGHAAEIEAENGDAAEHAAAIRNAAESLIGLSDAARRFRSAMRDDAPLERVRLDRLLADLLETMVETDSNVTIHRDLVPATVRSNGGLQLAIEEVVTNAIKHADRDPEIAVTLRIEGDEAVLSVADNGPGIPPPNGRRSKAPRRPRPNTVRGSACGSSAGPSPTSAARSATPTTIPAAQSLRSGSRSSRGRRPLRAIAEGDAAETCSRDQENSRRNCSREKKDDGRSIWTPISPESARSPTR from the coding sequence ATGACCGACGACGCTCCGACGAACGACTCCGGGCTCGGGTGGTCCTCCGAGCGGCAGGTACGTCCAGAGGCCGACGGCGGTGCGAACTCGGGGGCCGACGACGGTGCGAACCCGGAGCAACCGCCCGTGTTCGGACTCGCCGCCGAGCGGTCCGGCCTCGGCCCGACCGACGGGTCCCGCCGCCCGCGGGTGGCGTGTTGTCTCACCCGCGACGGCCACGAGCGACTGCTCACCGAGTGGCTCGAGGCACACGGCTATGACCCGGTTCGGATCGACGCGTCCGGCGTTGGGAACGCCCGATTCGACCTCTGTATCGTCGACCGCCACACGCTCGCGGACGTTCGCGCTCCGCTCCTCGACCGCCGGCAACGGTCGCAGGCGCTGCTGCCGGTGTTGTTGCTCACGCCCGGCGGCACCGGCGAGACGCTGGCCGCGCTGCCGGCCCCGCTCGCGGCCGTCGTCACCGACGTCGTCTCGACGCCGCTTCGGACGCCGATCCTCGAACGCCGCATCGAGAGCGCGCTCCATACACGTCGGCTCTCCCGCGATCTGGCCGGAAGCCGGGAACGCTATCGCCGGCTCGTCGAGCACACGCCCGCGGCGGTCTTTCTCGTCACCGAGGGAACGATCACCTACGCCAACGCCGCCGCCGAGCGGATTCTCGGCGCCCAGTCCGGCGGACTTCGCGGCGAGTCGTTCGTCGCGTTCGTCCTTCCTGACGACCGGAACCGCGTCGGGGAGCTCATCGAGTCGATGGCGCCCGGCTCGTCGATCGAGTTCGTCGACGTCGACCTCCAGCGCAACGACTACGCCATCCCGACCGAACTCGCCGTGGCTCGCGTCGACGACGGGACGGTGGACGCGTCCGAGCCCGGCGGAACCGACGCCGGCGCTGCCCGCCGGTCGCCGGGGCACACCGTCCAGATCGTCGCCCACGACGTCTCGCGGCGGCAGGCTCGCGAGGATCAGCTCAAGCTCTACCGTCGAGCGATGGACGCCGCGACGGTCGGGATCTCCATTACCAACCCGTCGTTGCCCGACAACCCGCTCATCTACGTCAACGACGAGTTCGAACGGATCACCGGCCGATCGCGGGAGGAGGTGCTCGGGCGCAATCCGCGGATCCTGCAGACGGAGCACACCGACCCCACAACGGTCGCCCGGATCCGGTCGGCCGTCCAGGCCGGCGAGCCCGTCTCGGTGGAGATCCGGAACGGTCGCCCGGACGGGTCGGAGTGGTACAACCAGCTCGACATCACGCCCATCGAGGGCGCCGACGGCGAGGTCGAGTACTTCCTCGGATTCCAGCGCGACGTGACCGACCGCCACGAGCGCGAACAGCGGCTCGCGGTGCTCGACCGCGTCCTTCGCCACAACCTCCGCAACCGACTCAACGTCGTCACGGGCCACGCCGCCGAGATCGAGGCGGAGAACGGCGACGCGGCGGAGCACGCGGCGGCGATCCGGAACGCGGCCGAGAGCCTGATCGGGCTCTCCGACGCTGCCCGTCGGTTCCGGTCGGCGATGCGTGATGATGCCCCCCTCGAGCGCGTCCGGCTCGATCGGCTCCTTGCGGATCTGCTCGAAACGATGGTCGAGACCGACTCGAACGTGACGATCCACCGCGATCTCGTTCCCGCAACGGTCCGGTCGAACGGCGGGCTCCAGCTCGCGATCGAGGAGGTCGTGACGAACGCGATCAAACACGCCGACCGCGACCCCGAGATCGCAGTCACGCTCCGCATCGAGGGGGACGAGGCGGTTCTCAGCGTCGCGGACAACGGCCCCGGTATCCCCCCGCCGAACGGAAGGCGCTCGAAGGCACCGCGGAGACCCCGACCGAACACAGTTCGGGGCTCGGCCTGTGGCTCGTCCGCTGGGCCATCACCGACGTCGGCGGCGAGGTCGGCTACGCCGACAACGATCCCCGCGGCGCAGTCATTACGCTCCGGCTCCCGTTCCTCCAGGGGTCGACGACCGCTGCGGGCGATCGCTGAGGGCGACGCAGCGGAGACCTGCTCGCGGGATCAGGAAAACAGCCGCCGGAACTGCTCGCGAGAGAAGAAGGACGACGGGCGGTCCATATGGACGCCGATCTCCCCCGAGAGCGCGCGAAGCCCGACGCGCTGA